A single region of the Mycobacterium avium subsp. avium genome encodes:
- a CDS encoding XRE family transcriptional regulator, with protein MPSSIPAPVESSVLRWARESCGLSALAAARKLGLPDDRVEAWEAGRAVPTIAQLRKAAEVYKRSLAVFFLSEPPEGFDTLRDFRRLDGTQAGHWSPELHEEFRRAHTQRDFALELAETEERELPVAWRIPVSADDNDAEIAARIRAALIDVGPLPIPPNSLSPYEHLNAWVSAIEASGMLVLATRGGKVSVDEMRGMSLYFDVLPVIVLNGGDYPRPRLFSLLHEFVHLVLHTEGLCDVVADDRPRTANRTLEARCNAVAAAVLMPAADVRARPDVIARRDIPASWDYDTLRPVAAQFGVSAEAFLRRLSALGLVPVDLYRQRRAEFIAAHEEEADRARTGGGDWYRNTVRDLGKAYVRAVTDAHRRRVIDSNTAAIYLDAKVSQIPRLAESAELRNVV; from the coding sequence ATGCCGTCGTCAATTCCTGCGCCGGTGGAGTCTTCCGTTCTGCGCTGGGCGCGCGAATCGTGCGGGCTGAGCGCACTGGCGGCAGCCCGTAAGCTCGGCTTGCCCGACGACCGTGTGGAAGCGTGGGAGGCGGGCAGGGCGGTGCCGACCATCGCCCAGTTGCGCAAGGCCGCCGAGGTTTACAAACGCTCGCTCGCGGTGTTCTTCCTCTCCGAACCGCCCGAAGGGTTCGACACGCTGCGGGACTTTCGGCGGCTCGACGGCACCCAGGCTGGTCACTGGTCTCCCGAGCTGCATGAGGAATTTCGGCGCGCACATACGCAGCGCGATTTTGCGCTGGAGCTGGCCGAGACAGAGGAACGGGAGCTCCCTGTTGCCTGGCGCATCCCGGTGTCAGCCGACGACAACGACGCCGAGATTGCGGCGCGCATCCGCGCAGCCTTGATCGATGTCGGCCCCCTGCCCATCCCGCCTAATTCCCTAAGTCCGTACGAGCATCTGAATGCGTGGGTGTCAGCCATCGAGGCATCCGGCATGCTGGTGCTGGCCACGCGCGGCGGCAAGGTGTCCGTGGACGAGATGCGCGGCATGTCTCTGTACTTCGACGTGCTGCCAGTGATCGTGCTCAATGGCGGCGACTACCCTCGGCCCCGGCTGTTCTCGCTGCTACATGAGTTCGTACACCTTGTGCTGCACACCGAGGGGCTGTGTGACGTGGTGGCCGACGATCGGCCCCGCACCGCAAACCGGACACTGGAAGCGCGGTGCAATGCCGTCGCCGCCGCCGTGCTGATGCCCGCCGCCGACGTACGCGCACGGCCGGACGTCATCGCTCGACGCGACATTCCAGCGTCTTGGGACTACGACACCTTGCGGCCAGTCGCGGCGCAGTTCGGTGTGAGCGCCGAGGCGTTCCTACGACGATTGAGCGCGCTCGGCCTCGTACCAGTAGACCTCTACCGTCAGCGTCGCGCCGAGTTCATCGCCGCCCACGAGGAGGAGGCCGACCGCGCTCGAACCGGCGGCGGCGACTGGTACCGAAACACGGTGCGCGACCTCGGCAAGGCCTACGTGCGCGCAGTAACCGATGCTCACCGGCGCCGCGTAATCGACAGCAACACCGCAGCGATCTACCTAGACGCGAAGGTAAGCCAGATCCCCCGCTTGGCCGAATCCGCCGAGTTGCGGAATGTCGTCTGA
- a CDS encoding CDGP domain-containing protein: MRIAATFAGAVFGAALTACAPAPTASAVPGDPMAGCETQVFANYCDGPIRPDGSWKRCMFAHGQYGGGVYTPPVQNCFIVPGADQIPPTPIGQPNHHIDQ; encoded by the coding sequence ATGAGGATCGCAGCGACGTTCGCCGGGGCGGTGTTCGGTGCCGCCCTGACCGCCTGTGCCCCGGCGCCTACCGCTTCGGCTGTGCCCGGTGACCCGATGGCCGGCTGTGAGACCCAGGTGTTCGCCAACTACTGCGACGGCCCGATCCGGCCCGACGGGTCATGGAAGCGGTGCATGTTCGCCCACGGCCAGTACGGCGGCGGGGTCTACACCCCGCCGGTCCAGAACTGCTTCATCGTGCCCGGGGCCGATCAGATCCCGCCGACGCCGATCGGACAACCAAACCACCACATCGACCAGTAG
- a CDS encoding phage major capsid protein, with protein sequence MASTTSTFGPILAPEQVADLIIQPLIQQSIAGQVLTSVTIGEHSYRIPIVTTDPSASWTAEGAEITVTDPDVDELEVTPSKLAALTVISQELADDSSPAAINVVGQGITRDLSRKTDQALFTATTTNGPGGIPGVSGVSTVSAGAAYANVDPFSDAIYTAAQHNGVITAWVTNPATAMALAKLKVGADYNLPLLQPDPTKPGQRQILGIPLLTSPYVTTTNNVVWGISQSQAFMVVRETAEVESDRSVFFTSHRVAVRAIVRLGFGFPNPPTLVKIATT encoded by the coding sequence ATGGCATCGACAACCAGCACGTTCGGGCCCATTCTCGCGCCCGAACAGGTCGCCGACCTCATCATTCAACCGCTGATCCAACAGTCCATCGCCGGCCAAGTACTCACGTCCGTCACGATCGGCGAGCATTCGTACCGAATCCCGATCGTCACGACCGACCCCAGTGCATCGTGGACGGCCGAAGGTGCGGAAATCACCGTGACCGACCCCGACGTCGACGAGCTCGAAGTCACGCCGTCCAAGCTGGCCGCGCTGACCGTCATCAGCCAGGAGCTTGCCGACGACTCGAGCCCGGCCGCCATCAACGTTGTCGGCCAAGGCATCACCCGCGACCTCAGCCGCAAGACCGACCAGGCGCTATTCACGGCCACCACGACCAACGGCCCGGGTGGCATTCCCGGTGTCAGCGGCGTATCCACCGTTTCGGCCGGCGCCGCGTACGCCAACGTCGACCCGTTCAGCGACGCCATTTACACGGCCGCCCAGCACAACGGCGTCATTACCGCATGGGTCACCAACCCGGCGACCGCGATGGCGCTGGCCAAGCTGAAAGTCGGCGCCGACTACAACCTTCCGTTGTTGCAACCAGACCCCACCAAGCCCGGCCAGCGGCAGATTCTCGGCATTCCGTTGCTCACGTCGCCGTACGTCACGACCACGAACAACGTCGTGTGGGGCATCTCGCAGAGTCAGGCGTTCATGGTCGTGCGCGAAACCGCAGAGGTCGAATCCGACCGAAGCGTGTTCTTCACCAGCCACCGTGTCGCGGTGCGCGCCATCGTGCGGCTCGGCTTCGGCTTCCCCAACCCGCCGACCCTCGTCAAGATTGCGACCACCTGA
- a CDS encoding DUF4411 family protein, giving the protein MLYSFDTSAILNGRRDLFRPTVFHTLWARIEDAIAAGLVRSVDEVRHELNRRDDDARQWADAQLDLFVPLEQPIQQGATQILRLYPRLVSQGGRRSAADPFVIALAMVHNGTVVTEETASGKLDRPRIPDVCAAVGVPCLNLMGYIEAQGWTF; this is encoded by the coding sequence GTGCTTTATTCCTTCGACACCAGCGCCATCCTCAATGGGCGGCGCGACCTGTTCCGGCCCACGGTGTTTCACACGCTGTGGGCGCGGATCGAGGACGCCATCGCGGCCGGCCTCGTTCGGTCGGTGGATGAGGTCCGGCACGAACTCAATAGACGCGATGACGACGCTCGGCAGTGGGCCGACGCGCAGCTTGACTTGTTCGTTCCGCTAGAACAACCCATACAGCAGGGCGCGACGCAGATTCTCCGCCTTTACCCGCGGCTGGTGAGCCAGGGCGGAAGGCGCAGCGCAGCCGACCCGTTCGTCATCGCGCTGGCGATGGTCCACAACGGTACTGTCGTCACCGAGGAGACCGCGAGCGGCAAGCTCGACAGGCCCCGCATTCCCGATGTCTGCGCGGCTGTCGGCGTGCCGTGCCTCAACCTCATGGGATACATCGAGGCGCAGGGCTGGACGTTCTGA